The following coding sequences lie in one Paracidovorax avenae genomic window:
- a CDS encoding peptidogalycan biosysnthesis protein, with protein sequence MRWRNRLEPESLVAHAGAHPPEGFAWLEGLPVPVFSAPFDLLTTADDEFKARLRGWPLFERWSRWLRVRTAFAGTTVTEYAPLPQGAAPESVAAALRTGPGRDFALVIAKDLPQDSPLLAPEDNAYAQALAEACVRQGFVLVEGQALAYVPIDFGNLDEYLARLSSSRRSNLRRKLRSRSQLQIERVPTGDAYADDARVDACYALYEAVHAQSEVHFDRLTRDFFAAVLRDGGSSGIVFEYRHAGTGALLGWNLCYEHAGRLVDKYIGLSYPAAREVNLYFVSWMVNLEYAVERGLTHYIAGWTDPEVKRSLGASFTWTRHAVYVRNPLLRALARRFSGHFESDRRWKDSVEDAA encoded by the coding sequence ATGCGCTGGCGCAACCGGCTGGAGCCGGAGTCGCTCGTGGCGCATGCCGGCGCGCATCCGCCGGAAGGGTTCGCCTGGCTGGAGGGGCTGCCGGTGCCGGTGTTCTCGGCGCCGTTCGACCTGCTGACGACGGCGGACGACGAGTTCAAGGCGCGGCTGCGCGGCTGGCCGCTGTTCGAGCGCTGGTCGCGGTGGCTGCGCGTGCGCACGGCCTTCGCGGGCACCACGGTGACGGAGTACGCCCCGCTGCCGCAGGGCGCGGCGCCGGAGTCGGTCGCCGCGGCGTTGCGCACGGGACCGGGCCGTGATTTCGCGCTGGTGATCGCGAAGGATCTTCCACAGGATTCGCCGCTGCTGGCTCCGGAGGACAACGCCTATGCCCAGGCGCTGGCCGAGGCCTGCGTGCGGCAGGGCTTCGTGCTGGTGGAGGGCCAGGCGCTGGCCTATGTGCCGATCGATTTCGGCAACCTGGACGAGTATCTGGCGCGCCTGTCCTCCAGCCGCCGCAGCAACCTGCGGCGCAAGCTGCGCAGCCGGTCGCAACTGCAGATCGAGCGCGTGCCCACGGGCGATGCCTATGCCGACGACGCGCGGGTGGATGCCTGCTATGCGCTCTACGAGGCCGTGCATGCGCAGAGCGAAGTGCATTTCGACCGGCTGACCCGGGATTTCTTCGCCGCGGTGCTGCGCGACGGCGGCAGCAGCGGTATCGTCTTCGAGTACCGCCACGCCGGCACCGGCGCGCTGCTGGGCTGGAACCTCTGCTACGAGCACGCAGGGCGCCTCGTGGACAAGTACATCGGCCTGTCCTACCCCGCCGCGCGCGAGGTCAATCTGTATTTCGTGAGCTGGATGGTCAACCTGGAATACGCGGTCGAACGGGGCCTGACCCACTACATCGCTGGCTGGACCGACCCCGAGGTCAAGCGCAGCCTGGGCGCGTCCTTCACCTGGACGCGGCATGCCGTCTATGTGCGCAACCCGCTGCTGCGCGCGCTGGCCCGGCGGTTCTCGGGCCATTTCGAGAGTGACCGGCGCTGGAAGGACAGTGTGGAGGACGCGGCATGA
- a CDS encoding HlyD family secretion protein: protein MKRLSLPLGPRAARGAACAASALALAWLAACTDRGTPAQMPAPEAPASAPASGAANGVAIARGRIEVQGGMLDLTPLQEGVVDSVAVHEGQAVKRGQVLLRLAGTGLQAEADVAQAELQLAEARERARAQQVPALRRTAARLAEAAAANAAEPQRADDAAQALRAAESDAAVARAEAEVARKKLAQVRGQQARLELRAPEDGTVVHVRTQAGVRLAAAAGSHAAITLLPHRPLIVRAEVNQNYAAAVKPGMRATVTTDGDAAPVALPGARVARISPVLGASRLQEDAQRGPMRVVECVLEFDSPPEARPGQTVRVSFLPLKQE from the coding sequence ATGAAACGCCTCTCCCTTCCCCTCGGACCGCGCGCCGCGCGCGGCGCCGCCTGCGCGGCCTCCGCCCTGGCCCTGGCCTGGCTCGCGGCCTGCACCGACCGTGGCACCCCCGCGCAGATGCCCGCGCCCGAGGCGCCCGCGTCCGCTCCGGCCTCCGGCGCGGCCAACGGCGTGGCCATCGCCCGCGGCCGCATCGAGGTCCAGGGCGGAATGCTCGACCTCACGCCCCTGCAGGAAGGCGTGGTGGACTCCGTCGCCGTGCACGAAGGCCAGGCCGTGAAGCGCGGCCAGGTGCTGCTGCGCCTGGCCGGGACCGGCCTGCAGGCCGAGGCCGATGTGGCGCAGGCGGAACTGCAGCTGGCGGAAGCGCGCGAACGCGCACGCGCCCAGCAGGTGCCGGCACTGCGCCGCACGGCCGCCCGCCTCGCCGAAGCCGCCGCCGCCAACGCCGCCGAACCGCAGCGCGCCGATGACGCGGCCCAGGCCCTGCGCGCCGCCGAATCCGATGCCGCCGTGGCGCGCGCAGAGGCCGAGGTGGCGCGCAAGAAGCTCGCCCAGGTGCGCGGCCAGCAGGCCCGCCTCGAGCTGCGCGCTCCCGAGGACGGCACCGTGGTGCATGTCAGGACCCAGGCCGGCGTGCGCCTGGCTGCCGCAGCAGGCAGCCATGCCGCGATCACGCTGCTGCCGCACCGGCCGCTGATCGTGCGGGCGGAGGTCAACCAGAACTACGCAGCCGCGGTGAAGCCGGGGATGCGCGCCACGGTCACGACCGACGGCGACGCCGCCCCGGTCGCCCTGCCCGGCGCGCGGGTGGCGCGCATCAGCCCCGTGCTCGGCGCGTCGCGGCTGCAGGAGGACGCCCAGCGCGGCCCGATGCGGGTCGTGGAATGCGTGCTCGAATTCGACAGCCCTCCGGAAGCCCGCCCCGGACAGACCGTGCGCGTGAGCTTCCTTCCCCTGAAGCAGGAATGA
- a CDS encoding multidrug efflux SMR transporter, whose product MRRFYAIGFLVLVAFDTLAQISFKLAGEHALPLEFSGAWLARVFGQPWIYGAFVGYVGAFFTWMTLLEHAPIGPAFAASHLEVVSVLALSALLFNEPIGWPQLLGAVLIAAGIACLARSEAEEQAPPTSAPPSPHGA is encoded by the coding sequence GTGCGACGCTTCTACGCCATCGGCTTCCTCGTCCTCGTCGCCTTCGACACGCTCGCGCAGATCAGCTTCAAGCTGGCGGGCGAACATGCGCTGCCGCTGGAGTTCTCCGGCGCCTGGCTGGCGCGGGTCTTCGGCCAGCCCTGGATCTACGGCGCCTTCGTCGGCTACGTGGGTGCATTCTTCACCTGGATGACGCTGCTGGAGCACGCGCCCATCGGCCCGGCCTTCGCGGCATCGCACCTGGAGGTCGTCTCCGTGCTGGCGCTCTCGGCCCTCCTGTTCAACGAGCCCATCGGCTGGCCGCAGCTGCTGGGCGCCGTGCTGATCGCCGCCGGCATCGCCTGCCTGGCCCGCAGCGAGGCCGAGGAGCAGGCGCCGCCAACCTCCGCCCCGCCCTCGCCCCATGGCGCCTGA
- a CDS encoding FtsX-like permease family protein — protein sequence MIALARKTLIHEWRRFVPAVFAVGFSCVLLVVQAALVLGIFGSAALYVRASGADLWAGYPGTQSVNFGRAIGSDVDLRLAMDPAVVATEPYLWVDADWRSAQAGSGGVSIYLSGIRSAPDGMLFSHLLTGWQRAALRAPGAVIVDRADLSTLGTNVGGTAWINAHEVHVVAAVDGLRGLGGANVLSSIDTAREIAGTGSATAPTYVVARTRTPEQAREVQARFSAGAPGFGPFEVWTARQFARRSQLYWLLDTGAGVAVLFMVGIVCLVGTVVTSQSLMGVVAGSAREYAVLNALGVSRRSLGRLVIEQACWIGGLGLLLGAAASTGLLWLAMSQGVPVAMTTATALACAGLVALVALLSGLLAMRGLMAADPALLLR from the coding sequence ATGATCGCCCTGGCCCGCAAGACACTCATCCACGAGTGGCGGCGGTTCGTGCCCGCGGTGTTCGCGGTGGGCTTCTCATGCGTGCTGCTGGTGGTGCAGGCCGCCCTGGTGCTGGGTATCTTCGGCAGCGCGGCGCTGTACGTGCGCGCGTCGGGCGCCGACCTCTGGGCCGGCTACCCCGGCACGCAGAGCGTGAATTTCGGCCGGGCGATCGGCAGCGACGTGGACCTGCGGCTGGCCATGGACCCGGCGGTCGTGGCCACCGAGCCCTACCTCTGGGTGGACGCGGACTGGCGCAGCGCGCAGGCCGGCAGCGGCGGGGTGTCGATCTACCTGTCGGGAATCCGCTCCGCCCCGGACGGCATGCTGTTCTCCCACCTGCTCACCGGCTGGCAGCGCGCGGCGCTGCGTGCGCCCGGCGCCGTCATCGTGGACCGGGCAGACCTTTCCACGCTGGGCACCAACGTGGGCGGCACGGCATGGATCAACGCCCACGAAGTCCACGTCGTGGCCGCGGTGGACGGGCTGCGCGGCCTGGGCGGAGCGAACGTGCTGTCGTCGATCGACACCGCCCGCGAGATCGCGGGCACCGGTTCGGCGACCGCGCCCACTTACGTCGTGGCCCGCACCCGCACGCCGGAGCAGGCCAGGGAGGTCCAGGCGCGGTTCTCTGCCGGAGCCCCGGGCTTCGGCCCGTTCGAGGTCTGGACGGCCCGCCAGTTCGCCCGCCGATCCCAGCTGTACTGGCTGCTGGACACGGGCGCGGGCGTGGCCGTGCTGTTCATGGTGGGCATCGTCTGCCTCGTGGGCACGGTCGTCACCAGCCAGTCGCTCATGGGCGTGGTGGCCGGATCGGCCCGTGAATACGCCGTGCTCAACGCGCTGGGCGTGAGCCGCCGCTCGCTGGGCCGGCTGGTGATCGAGCAGGCCTGCTGGATCGGCGGGCTGGGCCTGCTGCTGGGTGCCGCCGCCAGCACCGGGCTGCTGTGGCTCGCCATGTCGCAGGGCGTGCCGGTCGCGATGACGACCGCCACCGCCCTGGCCTGCGCGGGCCTGGTCGCGCTCGTCGCGCTGCTTTCGGGCCTCCTGGCCATGCGCGGCCTCATGGCCGCCGATCCCGCCCTGCTGCTGCGATGA
- a CDS encoding EamA family transporter, which produces MTPSDGGGITPLVALLWVLNMLVDTGGQLAFKAAATADPRAGTGLARWIWMARRPWIWVGIGCYVAEFLVWLAFLSLVPLSDGVLLGSINIVAVMIAGRFLFREKLSPMRVAGILLVSAGVAVVGLKG; this is translated from the coding sequence ATGACGCCTTCGGACGGCGGCGGCATCACGCCGCTGGTGGCGCTGCTCTGGGTGCTCAACATGCTGGTGGACACGGGCGGGCAGCTGGCCTTCAAGGCCGCGGCCACGGCCGATCCGCGCGCGGGCACGGGCCTGGCGCGCTGGATCTGGATGGCGCGCCGGCCCTGGATCTGGGTCGGCATCGGCTGCTACGTGGCCGAATTCCTGGTCTGGCTGGCGTTCCTGTCCCTCGTGCCGCTGTCCGACGGCGTGCTGCTGGGCTCGATCAACATCGTGGCCGTGATGATCGCCGGGCGCTTCCTGTTCCGCGAGAAGCTCTCGCCGATGCGCGTGGCGGGCATCCTGCTGGTGTCGGCGGGCGTGGCCGTCGTCGGCCTGAAGGGGTGA
- a CDS encoding response regulator, producing the protein MNLPAAPQASGPLVLVVEDEPGIATILSAYLQRDGLRAHQAHDGLEALRLFRQLKPDMVLLDIHLPGMDGLDLLRAIREDGQTPVIMVTALADDVDKLVGLRLGADDYVVKPFSPPEVVARVRAVLRRVQAQPSAPARAAQRIRVGRIEIDQEAHAAFAHGDDGRAVPLPLTLTEYRLLACLAAQPRRCFSRSHLIEHCLPESDALDRVIDSHLSKLRRKLQQAGQGELIETVRGIGYRLWPGEGPVA; encoded by the coding sequence ATGAACCTTCCCGCTGCCCCGCAGGCCTCCGGCCCGCTCGTTCTCGTCGTCGAGGATGAGCCGGGCATCGCCACCATCCTCTCCGCCTATCTCCAGCGCGACGGACTGCGCGCCCACCAGGCCCATGACGGCCTGGAGGCGCTGCGGCTGTTCCGCCAGCTCAAGCCCGACATGGTGCTGCTGGACATCCACCTGCCCGGCATGGACGGCCTGGACCTGCTGCGCGCCATCCGCGAGGACGGCCAGACGCCGGTGATCATGGTGACGGCACTGGCCGACGACGTGGACAAGCTGGTCGGCCTGCGCCTGGGGGCGGACGACTACGTGGTCAAGCCTTTCAGCCCGCCGGAGGTGGTGGCCCGGGTGCGGGCCGTGCTGCGGCGCGTGCAGGCCCAGCCCTCCGCACCGGCCCGGGCCGCCCAGCGCATCCGCGTGGGCCGCATCGAGATCGACCAGGAGGCCCACGCCGCCTTCGCCCACGGCGACGACGGGCGGGCCGTGCCGCTGCCGCTGACGCTGACCGAGTACCGGCTGCTGGCCTGCCTGGCGGCGCAGCCCCGGCGCTGCTTCTCGCGCAGCCACCTGATCGAGCACTGCCTTCCGGAGAGCGATGCGCTCGACCGCGTGATCGATTCCCACCTCTCCAAACTGCGCCGCAAGCTGCAGCAGGCGGGGCAGGGGGAGCTCATCGAGACCGTGCGCGGCATCGGCTACCGGCTCTGGCCCGGGGAGGGTCCCGTTGCCTGA
- a CDS encoding DegT/DnrJ/EryC1/StrS family aminotransferase, with product MAPEAPPTAGLPLGWRDLLPGGDADLGSALARFLDVPAVQVECSGTAALVVALTALREREPARDEIIAPAYTCPLVALAAAHCGLRLRACELRPASLDLCPEALAALCGPRTLAVLPTHLAGRVTDVAPVRALAHAVGARVIEDAAQALGAREAGGTCIGTTGSDMVFFSLAVGKGLTIYEGGALVVADPALRAACARAARTVAPWRWGWELRRSAELLGYAALYRPAGLPLAYGLPLRRALAQNDRIAAAGDDFDDAIPLHRVGRWRRAVGVRALARLPAWLAEGEARARHRMALLRERAPGLHVIGDSGAVPGARGTWPTLLVLLPDAARREAAIAALWGRGLGVSLPFVHALPDYPRYARHVAPGLQEGGWPHARDFAARVLAIGNSPWLDDAGFGRICAVLQQVVQAGG from the coding sequence ATGGCGCCTGAGGCGCCGCCCACCGCCGGCCTGCCGCTGGGCTGGCGCGACCTCCTGCCCGGCGGCGATGCCGACCTGGGAAGCGCGCTGGCACGCTTCCTGGACGTGCCGGCCGTGCAGGTGGAATGCTCCGGCACCGCCGCGCTGGTGGTGGCGCTCACGGCCCTGCGCGAGCGCGAGCCCGCGCGCGACGAGATCATCGCCCCGGCCTACACCTGTCCCCTGGTCGCCCTGGCGGCAGCGCACTGCGGCCTGCGGCTTCGGGCCTGCGAACTGCGGCCCGCCAGCCTGGATCTGTGCCCGGAAGCGCTGGCCGCGCTCTGCGGTCCGCGCACCCTGGCCGTGCTGCCCACCCACCTGGCGGGCCGCGTGACCGACGTGGCCCCCGTGCGCGCCCTCGCCCATGCGGTGGGCGCCCGCGTCATCGAGGACGCGGCCCAGGCCCTGGGGGCGCGCGAGGCCGGCGGCACCTGCATCGGCACCACGGGCAGCGACATGGTCTTCTTCAGCCTGGCCGTGGGCAAAGGGCTCACGATCTACGAAGGCGGCGCGCTGGTTGTGGCCGATCCCGCCCTGCGCGCAGCCTGCGCGCGCGCCGCCCGCACGGTGGCCCCCTGGCGCTGGGGCTGGGAGCTGCGCCGCAGCGCCGAGCTGCTGGGCTATGCCGCACTCTACCGCCCGGCCGGCCTGCCGCTGGCCTACGGCCTGCCGCTGCGGCGGGCGCTGGCCCAGAACGATCGCATCGCTGCGGCGGGCGACGATTTCGACGATGCCATCCCGCTGCACCGGGTCGGCCGCTGGCGCCGCGCCGTGGGCGTGCGCGCACTGGCCCGCCTGCCCGCTTGGCTGGCCGAGGGCGAGGCACGGGCTCGGCACCGCATGGCCCTGCTGCGCGAGCGCGCTCCCGGACTGCACGTGATCGGGGACAGCGGCGCCGTTCCGGGCGCGCGGGGCACCTGGCCCACGCTGCTGGTGCTGCTGCCCGACGCCGCCCGCCGCGAAGCCGCCATCGCCGCACTGTGGGGCCGGGGCCTGGGCGTGAGCCTGCCCTTCGTGCATGCCCTGCCCGACTATCCGCGCTATGCGCGGCACGTCGCCCCCGGCCTGCAAGAGGGGGGCTGGCCGCATGCCCGGGATTTCGCTGCGCGCGTGCTCGCCATCGGCAACAGCCCCTGGCTGGACGACGCCGGCTTCGGCCGGATCTGCGCGGTGCTGCAGCAGGTGGTGCAGGCCGGCGGATGA
- a CDS encoding alpha/beta hydrolase — protein sequence MDDSALVRPAPAALHGTEHEYLLEGHGPLATTGILLIHGLTGTPNEMRLLAKGLHRAGFTVLAVQLAGHCGTQDDLIATRWQDWVASARRGADRLMQLTGQPIVACGLSMGALLTLALAIERPRQVAGVVALSTTFRYDGWSMPAYTRLAFLLPLFRALGLGRRSVFMEAPPYGIKDEALRERVVSQMHSGDSAAAGLPGNPWWSVIELRALSAYVRRNLGAVRAPCLVMHARNDDIAAAGNAQDIVRGVRHAPVELVLLDDSYHMITIDRDRRTVLARTMAFAESIAQQQARHPGGAAP from the coding sequence ATGGACGACAGCGCCCTGGTCCGCCCCGCCCCCGCGGCCCTCCATGGCACCGAGCACGAATACCTGCTGGAGGGCCACGGACCGCTCGCCACCACGGGGATCCTGCTGATCCATGGCCTGACCGGCACGCCCAACGAAATGCGGCTGCTCGCCAAGGGCCTGCACCGCGCGGGCTTCACCGTGCTCGCGGTGCAGCTGGCCGGCCACTGCGGCACGCAGGACGACCTGATCGCCACGCGCTGGCAGGACTGGGTGGCCAGCGCCCGGCGCGGCGCGGACCGGCTCATGCAGCTCACCGGGCAGCCGATCGTCGCCTGCGGCCTGTCCATGGGCGCACTGCTGACACTGGCGCTGGCCATCGAGCGGCCGAGGCAGGTGGCCGGCGTGGTGGCGCTTTCCACCACCTTCCGCTACGACGGCTGGAGCATGCCGGCCTATACGCGCCTGGCCTTCCTGCTGCCGCTGTTCCGGGCCTTGGGGCTGGGCCGCCGCAGCGTCTTCATGGAAGCGCCGCCCTACGGCATCAAGGATGAAGCCCTGCGCGAGCGCGTGGTGTCGCAGATGCATTCGGGCGACAGCGCAGCCGCCGGCCTGCCGGGCAACCCCTGGTGGTCGGTGATCGAGTTGCGGGCGCTTTCCGCCTACGTGCGGCGCAACCTCGGCGCGGTGCGCGCGCCCTGCCTGGTGATGCACGCCCGCAACGACGACATCGCCGCGGCAGGCAACGCCCAGGACATCGTGCGCGGCGTGCGCCATGCCCCGGTGGAACTGGTGCTGCTGGACGACAGCTACCACATGATCACCATCGACCGCGACCGCCGCACGGTGCTCGCGCGCACGATGGCTTTCGCCGAATCGATCGCGCAGCAGCAAGCGCGACACCCGGGGGGCGCCGCGCCATGA
- a CDS encoding ABC transporter ATP-binding protein, whose product MNTHAPRSPAPPPGAAPSLQAVDLQKSFVSGVVQVPVLRQLSLSILPGELTLISGPSGCGKSTLLSLLSGLQQPDAGKAYALGEDLGALGPRALERFRLQHTGFVFQGFNLFPALTALEQVQLPLGYLGLGASESARQARRALDEVGMSQRAHMRPAQLSGGEKQRVAIARAIAKSPQLLFADEPTSALDADSGQRVIDILHRIARAHGTTVLCVSHDPRLVRHADRVLGMEDGAIRSDWRQPDAITP is encoded by the coding sequence ATGAACACCCACGCCCCCCGCTCCCCCGCGCCGCCGCCCGGCGCCGCCCCCAGCCTGCAGGCGGTGGACCTGCAGAAATCCTTCGTCTCGGGCGTCGTGCAGGTACCGGTGCTGCGCCAGCTGTCCCTGTCCATCCTCCCCGGGGAACTCACCCTCATCTCCGGTCCCTCGGGCTGCGGCAAGAGCACGCTGCTGTCGCTGCTGTCCGGGCTGCAGCAGCCGGACGCGGGCAAGGCCTACGCCCTGGGCGAAGACCTGGGAGCGCTCGGCCCGCGCGCGCTGGAGCGCTTCCGGCTGCAGCACACGGGCTTCGTGTTCCAGGGCTTCAACCTTTTTCCCGCGCTGACCGCCCTGGAGCAGGTCCAGCTGCCCCTGGGCTACCTGGGCCTGGGCGCCAGCGAAAGCGCGCGCCAGGCACGGCGCGCCCTCGACGAAGTGGGCATGTCGCAGCGCGCGCACATGCGCCCGGCCCAGCTGTCCGGGGGCGAGAAGCAGCGCGTGGCCATCGCCCGCGCCATCGCCAAGTCGCCCCAGCTGCTCTTCGCCGACGAACCCACCAGCGCGCTGGATGCCGACAGCGGCCAGCGCGTCATCGACATCCTCCACCGCATCGCGCGCGCCCACGGCACCACCGTGCTGTGCGTGAGCCACGACCCGCGCCTCGTCCGCCATGCCGACCGCGTGCTCGGCATGGAAGACGGTGCCATCCGCAGCGACTGGCGCCAGCCGGACGCCATCACCCCATGA
- a CDS encoding MtnX-like HAD-IB family phosphatase: MKTASFPLSSLRRPSLPAQEFAAAPAGWMIQCDFDGTISIRDVTDSLLQRFGQPGWQALEDAWERGEIGSRECMKGQVALLDMDRAELDAHLETIEVDPHFAAFVREAQALGMPVQVVSDGIDYAIQSVLARHGLDGLPVIANRLVQAGPRQWRLESPWASGSCARASGNCKCERLAEQRALHGRVLFVGDSTSDFCVSGRADFVFAKYKLIAHCESRGIAHAPFSDFSDTLEMLHQLDALAPRQLEVA, encoded by the coding sequence ATGAAGACTGCGTCCTTTCCCCTGTCCTCGCTCCGGCGTCCGTCCCTTCCCGCCCAGGAATTCGCGGCGGCCCCCGCGGGCTGGATGATCCAGTGCGATTTCGACGGCACCATCAGCATCCGTGACGTCACCGACTCCCTGCTGCAGCGCTTCGGCCAGCCCGGCTGGCAGGCGCTGGAAGACGCCTGGGAGCGCGGCGAGATCGGTTCGCGCGAGTGCATGAAGGGCCAGGTCGCGCTGCTGGACATGGACCGCGCCGAACTCGACGCCCATCTCGAGACCATCGAGGTCGATCCGCATTTCGCCGCCTTCGTGCGCGAGGCCCAGGCGCTGGGCATGCCGGTGCAGGTGGTGAGCGACGGCATCGACTACGCCATCCAGTCCGTGCTCGCCCGCCATGGCCTGGACGGACTGCCCGTGATCGCCAACCGCCTCGTGCAGGCCGGCCCGCGCCAGTGGCGCCTGGAGTCGCCCTGGGCCAGCGGCAGCTGCGCGCGCGCCAGCGGCAACTGCAAGTGCGAGCGCCTCGCCGAGCAGCGCGCACTGCACGGGCGGGTGCTTTTCGTGGGCGACAGCACGTCGGACTTCTGCGTCTCCGGCCGTGCCGACTTCGTCTTCGCCAAGTACAAGCTCATCGCCCATTGCGAGAGCCGCGGCATCGCCCATGCGCCGTTCAGCGACTTTTCCGACACGCTGGAGATGCTGCACCAACTCGACGCACTGGCACCGCGCCAGCTGGAGGTGGCATGA
- a CDS encoding efflux transporter outer membrane subunit, producing the protein MLLPSPIPRPLRLGLAAAAIAFLAGCSAPDIRRPEAPALPATWTSPVPDGTAAAPEFRAWWKAFHDPALDALVDEALQKNLDLAIAAHRLREARLQAGRAAVQFRPSFGAGARTLQDIEATDSYFHASIDMVWELGLFGAADSARASAVADRDAAVADGQGARVAVVAEVVRDYLDLQAARRQLQLLDRQAALDERAARLAEVRRRTWTGATDEVAQAGVQRARTRAARAEPEQARARAAQSLAVLLDRVAPDPAWSAGPARVPTLAPFAFSALPADLLRTRPDVQAAEAAVRKAAAEVGMARSELYPRIAITGSLLYAYNLTRNRRTTSDNVPAIGPTIDIPLFDWGRRRMQVDAQQEALQAAALTYQRTVRGAVAEAEGALSELAAQQNRADALAEAQPALAERVRAGGVQARLGLASEYDGLAAQRAALQAEAEWATAQDARSLAFVALYKALGGAPLPSAPADDGEAP; encoded by the coding sequence GTGCTTCTTCCGTCCCCCATTCCACGTCCGCTCCGCCTCGGCCTGGCTGCCGCGGCGATCGCGTTCCTGGCCGGCTGCTCGGCACCGGACATCCGCCGCCCGGAGGCGCCCGCCCTGCCCGCCACCTGGACTTCGCCCGTTCCGGACGGCACCGCCGCGGCACCGGAGTTCCGCGCCTGGTGGAAGGCCTTCCACGATCCCGCCCTCGACGCGCTGGTGGACGAGGCGCTGCAGAAGAACCTCGACCTGGCGATCGCCGCCCACCGGCTGCGCGAAGCCCGCCTGCAGGCCGGGCGCGCGGCAGTGCAGTTCCGTCCCTCGTTCGGCGCAGGCGCGCGCACCCTGCAGGACATCGAAGCCACCGACAGCTATTTCCACGCCAGCATCGACATGGTCTGGGAGCTGGGCCTGTTCGGCGCCGCAGACAGCGCGCGGGCATCGGCCGTGGCGGACCGCGACGCGGCCGTGGCGGACGGCCAGGGCGCGCGGGTCGCCGTCGTGGCCGAGGTGGTGCGCGATTACCTGGACCTGCAGGCCGCGCGCCGGCAGCTGCAGCTGCTCGACCGGCAGGCTGCGCTCGACGAACGGGCCGCCCGGCTGGCGGAAGTGCGCCGGCGCACCTGGACCGGCGCCACCGACGAGGTGGCCCAGGCCGGCGTGCAGCGCGCCCGCACCCGCGCCGCCCGGGCCGAGCCCGAACAGGCGCGCGCACGCGCAGCCCAGTCGCTGGCCGTGCTGCTGGACCGCGTGGCGCCGGACCCGGCCTGGAGCGCCGGCCCCGCCCGCGTGCCCACGCTGGCACCCTTCGCCTTCTCCGCGCTGCCTGCCGACCTGCTGCGCACGCGCCCGGACGTGCAGGCCGCGGAAGCGGCCGTGCGCAAGGCCGCGGCCGAGGTGGGCATGGCCCGCTCCGAACTGTACCCGCGCATCGCCATCACCGGCTCGCTGCTGTACGCCTACAACCTCACGCGCAACCGCCGCACCACCAGCGACAACGTGCCCGCCATCGGGCCCACCATCGACATCCCGCTCTTCGACTGGGGGCGCCGGCGCATGCAGGTGGACGCGCAGCAGGAGGCCCTGCAGGCCGCGGCGCTGACCTACCAGCGCACGGTGCGCGGCGCCGTCGCCGAAGCCGAAGGCGCCCTCTCCGAACTGGCGGCCCAGCAGAACCGGGCGGATGCCCTCGCGGAGGCGCAGCCCGCGCTCGCCGAGCGCGTGCGTGCCGGCGGCGTCCAGGCCCGTCTCGGCCTGGCCAGCGAATACGACGGACTCGCCGCGCAGCGCGCGGCCCTGCAGGCCGAAGCCGAATGGGCCACGGCCCAGGATGCGCGCTCGCTGGCCTTCGTCGCGCTGTACAAGGCGCTGGGCGGCGCGCCGCTCCCCTCCGCGCCGGCCGACGACGGAGAGGCGCCATGA